Proteins encoded by one window of Pseudomonas sp. PSKL.D1:
- a CDS encoding ZIP family metal transporter, with the protein MRSEVMSVGSVRLFRMAIGTLLLLVGTALLVARGIAWLDLEPRMLRALEGGALCALGTALGAVPVLVIRNMPVALADTLLGFGAGVMLAATAFSLIIPGLDAAQAIGFSQWGAGGLISFGLLFGALCLFVVDLKVSGASPEALVGSEHQPVIAARIWLFVIAIIAHNIPEGMAIGVSAGGGMPDADSLAMGIALQDVPEGLVIALVLAGAGMPRFKAFLIGAASGLVEPLAAVVCAWLVNVAELLLPLGLACAAGAMLLVVTQEIIPESRSNGHHRLASLGLCIGFCLMMVMDTAMS; encoded by the coding sequence ATGCGCTCTGAGGTAATGTCTGTCGGCAGTGTGCGCCTGTTCCGCATGGCGATCGGGACGCTGCTGCTGTTGGTGGGCACGGCATTGCTGGTAGCGCGGGGCATCGCCTGGCTGGACCTGGAGCCGCGCATGTTGCGCGCTCTGGAGGGTGGTGCGCTGTGCGCGCTGGGAACGGCGCTGGGCGCAGTACCGGTGCTGGTGATTCGTAACATGCCGGTGGCCTTGGCCGATACCTTGCTGGGCTTCGGCGCCGGCGTCATGTTGGCGGCCACCGCATTCTCGCTGATCATTCCAGGGTTGGACGCTGCCCAAGCCATTGGCTTCAGCCAATGGGGCGCGGGCGGCCTGATCAGCTTTGGTTTGCTGTTTGGCGCCTTGTGCCTGTTTGTTGTAGACCTGAAAGTCTCGGGTGCATCCCCTGAAGCCTTGGTCGGAAGTGAACACCAGCCAGTGATTGCCGCACGCATCTGGCTGTTCGTGATTGCCATCATCGCCCACAACATTCCCGAAGGCATGGCGATAGGCGTTTCGGCCGGTGGCGGCATGCCGGATGCCGACAGCCTGGCAATGGGCATTGCCTTGCAGGATGTGCCTGAAGGGCTGGTGATTGCCCTGGTGTTGGCAGGGGCGGGCATGCCACGGTTCAAGGCGTTTTTGATCGGGGCTGCCTCAGGCTTGGTCGAACCGCTGGCAGCGGTGGTGTGTGCCTGGCTGGTGAACGTCGCCGAGTTGCTGTTGCCGTTGGGCCTTGCCTGTGCGGCGGGGGCAATGCTGTTGGTGGTGACTCAGGAAATCATTCCCGAATCCCGTAGCAATGGCCATCACCGGCTGGCCAGCTTGGGGCTGTGTATCGGGTTCTGCTTGATGATGGTGATGGATACGGCGATGTCTTGA
- a CDS encoding superoxide dismutase → MPHTLPALPYAYDALEPHIDAQTMEIHHTKHHQTYVNGLNAAVEGTEWAEWPVEKLVGAVKQLPENLRGPVTNHGGGHANHSLFWKVMSPQGGGQAQGQVGKAIEAELGGFEAFKDAFTKAALTRFGSGWAWLSVTPQKKLVVESSGNQDSPLMHGNTPILGLDVWEHAYYLKYQNRRPEYIGAFYNVIDWAEVERRYLEALK, encoded by the coding sequence ATGCCCCATACCTTGCCCGCGTTGCCTTATGCCTACGATGCGCTGGAACCGCACATCGATGCACAGACCATGGAAATTCACCACACCAAGCACCACCAGACCTACGTCAACGGCTTGAATGCAGCTGTCGAAGGTACCGAGTGGGCCGAGTGGCCGGTTGAGAAACTGGTGGGTGCGGTCAAGCAACTCCCGGAAAACCTGCGCGGCCCGGTGACCAATCATGGCGGTGGCCACGCCAACCACTCGCTGTTCTGGAAGGTCATGTCGCCTCAGGGCGGCGGCCAGGCGCAAGGCCAGGTGGGTAAGGCCATCGAAGCCGAGCTGGGTGGTTTCGAGGCGTTCAAGGACGCCTTCACCAAAGCTGCACTGACCCGCTTCGGCAGCGGTTGGGCATGGCTCAGCGTCACCCCGCAGAAAAAGCTGGTGGTGGAAAGCAGCGGCAACCAAGACAGCCCGTTGATGCACGGCAACACGCCGATCCTCGGCCTGGACGTATGGGAGCATGCCTACTACCTCAAGTACCAGAACCGCCGCCCGGAATACATCGGCGCCTTCTACAACGTCATTGACTGGGCGGAAGTGGAACGTCGTTACCTCGAAGCCCTGAAGTGA
- a CDS encoding class II fumarate hydratase — protein sequence MSDTRIERDSMGELQVPAQALYGAQTQRAVDNFPISGQRMPAQFIRALLLAKAAAAKANIELEQITTGQGQAIVKAVEQLLAENFIQHFPVDVFQTGSGTSSNMNANEVIATLASRVLGEAVNANDHVNCGQSSNDIIPTTIHVSAALALHEQLLPALAHLTQVIEAKSAQVHQYVKTGRTHLMDAMPVRMSQVLDGWAAQVKGAKAHIEATLPSLQALAQGGTAVGTGINAHPKFAAGFARQLSSLTQVEFTPGQNLFALIGSQDTAVALSGQLKTTAVALMKIANDLRWMNSGPLAGLGEIELQGLQPGSSIMPGKVNPVIPEATAMVAAQVIGNDATIAVAGQSGNFELNVMLPVIARNLLESIELMANVSRLLADKAIATFKVNESKLKEALARNPILVTALNPIIGYLKAAEIAKTAYKQGRPIIDVALEHTDLSRDQLEALLDPEKLTAGGI from the coding sequence ATGAGTGATACCCGTATCGAGCGTGACAGCATGGGCGAACTGCAGGTGCCGGCCCAGGCCCTGTACGGCGCTCAGACCCAGCGCGCGGTAGACAACTTCCCGATCAGCGGCCAGCGCATGCCGGCCCAGTTCATCCGTGCCTTGCTGCTGGCCAAAGCTGCGGCCGCCAAGGCCAACATCGAACTGGAGCAGATCACGACGGGGCAGGGGCAGGCCATCGTCAAGGCGGTCGAGCAATTGCTGGCTGAGAATTTCATCCAGCACTTCCCGGTGGATGTGTTCCAGACAGGTTCCGGCACCAGCTCCAACATGAACGCCAACGAGGTCATCGCCACCCTCGCCAGCCGTGTGCTGGGCGAAGCCGTTAATGCCAACGACCACGTCAACTGTGGCCAGAGCAGCAACGACATCATCCCGACCACCATCCACGTCAGTGCCGCACTGGCGCTGCATGAGCAACTGTTGCCAGCTTTGGCCCACCTGACTCAGGTGATTGAAGCCAAATCGGCCCAGGTTCATCAATACGTGAAAACCGGCCGCACCCACCTGATGGATGCCATGCCAGTGCGCATGAGCCAGGTGCTGGACGGCTGGGCGGCGCAGGTCAAGGGTGCCAAGGCGCACATCGAAGCGACCCTGCCAAGCTTGCAAGCATTGGCGCAGGGTGGCACCGCCGTGGGTACAGGGATCAACGCCCACCCGAAATTCGCCGCCGGTTTCGCCCGCCAGCTGAGCAGCCTGACCCAGGTCGAATTCACCCCGGGGCAGAACCTGTTCGCCCTGATTGGCTCGCAAGACACCGCAGTGGCATTGTCCGGTCAGCTCAAGACCACCGCCGTGGCCCTGATGAAGATCGCCAATGACCTGCGCTGGATGAACTCCGGCCCGCTGGCAGGGCTGGGTGAAATCGAGCTGCAGGGCCTGCAGCCAGGCTCGTCGATCATGCCAGGCAAGGTTAACCCGGTGATCCCGGAGGCCACCGCCATGGTAGCAGCCCAGGTGATTGGCAACGACGCGACCATCGCCGTGGCCGGGCAGTCGGGCAACTTCGAGCTGAACGTGATGCTGCCGGTGATCGCCCGCAACCTGCTGGAAAGTATCGAACTGATGGCCAATGTCAGCCGCCTGCTGGCCGACAAAGCCATCGCAACCTTCAAGGTCAACGAAAGCAAGCTCAAGGAAGCCCTGGCGCGCAACCCGATTCTGGTGACGGCGCTGAACCCGATCATCGGCTACCTCAAGGCTGCCGAGATTGCCAAAACCGCCTACAAGCAGGGCCGCCCGATCATTGACGTGGCGCTGGAGCACACCGACCTGTCGCGTGACCAGCTCGAAGCGCTGCTGGACCCTGAAAAACTCACCGCTGGCGGTATCTGA
- a CDS encoding FagA protein, with protein sequence MMFMKPVLRELPYLENWRWLSRRIRCALEPDEPRLIEHYLAEGRYLVCCTETSPWTVALTSFRLLLDTASDRMLPWHWRCLCLDQAWRPLLDMRNLDRHEQNERWQPYALQLANCRLLPSISPDELMQGFEDE encoded by the coding sequence ATGATGTTCATGAAACCTGTCCTGCGCGAACTGCCCTACCTGGAGAACTGGCGTTGGCTCAGCCGCCGCATCCGCTGTGCGCTCGAACCTGATGAGCCACGCCTGATCGAGCACTACCTTGCCGAAGGCCGCTACCTGGTGTGCTGCACCGAAACCTCGCCATGGACGGTGGCGCTGACGTCGTTCCGCCTGCTGCTGGATACCGCCAGCGACCGTATGCTGCCATGGCATTGGCGCTGCCTGTGCCTGGACCAGGCTTGGCGCCCACTGCTCGACATGCGCAACCTCGATCGCCACGAACAGAACGAGCGCTGGCAGCCGTACGCCCTGCAATTGGCCAACTGCCGGTTGCTGCCATCCATTTCCCCCGATGAACTGATGCAAGGATTTGAAGATGAGTGA
- the pmbA gene encoding metalloprotease PmbA, protein MSAVQSVGPKDLPALQEQVEAIIAEARRQGASACEVAVSLEQGLSTTVRQREVETVEFNRDQGFGITLYAGQRKGSASTSASGPDAIRETVAAALAIAKHTSEDECSGLADAALMARDIPDLDLYHDWDIEPERAIELALTCEAAAFDADKRILNADGTTLNTHQGCRVYGNSHGFIGGYASTRHSLSCVMIAEGDGQMQRDYWYDVNRQGNLLADPRSIGVRAAQRAASRLGARPVPTCEVPVLFSAELAGGLFGSFLSAISGGNLYRKSSFLDGAIGQRLFPSWLTLDERPHIPRALGSAAFDGDGLATYAKPFVDKGELVSYLLGTYSGRKLGLPSTANSGGVHNLYVTHGVEDQAALIRRMGRGLLVTELMGHGLNMVTGDYSRGAAGFWVENGEIQHAVQEVTIAGNMKDMFQQIVAIGSDLETRSNIHTGSVLIERMTVAGS, encoded by the coding sequence ATGAGTGCAGTCCAGAGCGTAGGCCCGAAAGACCTGCCAGCGTTGCAGGAGCAGGTCGAAGCGATCATTGCCGAGGCGCGCCGGCAGGGTGCCAGTGCCTGTGAAGTGGCGGTGTCGCTGGAGCAGGGGCTGTCCACCACGGTGCGCCAGCGAGAGGTTGAAACGGTCGAGTTCAATCGCGACCAGGGCTTTGGCATTACCCTCTATGCAGGCCAGCGCAAGGGCTCAGCCAGCACGTCGGCCAGCGGGCCGGATGCTATCCGTGAAACGGTTGCTGCTGCCTTGGCCATTGCAAAACATACGTCCGAGGATGAGTGTTCTGGCTTGGCCGATGCTGCGCTGATGGCGCGCGATATCCCGGACCTGGACCTCTATCATGACTGGGATATCGAGCCCGAGAGGGCCATTGAGCTGGCGCTCACCTGTGAAGCGGCGGCATTCGATGCCGACAAGCGCATTCTCAACGCCGATGGCACCACGTTGAATACTCATCAGGGTTGCCGGGTGTACGGCAATAGCCATGGTTTCATCGGCGGTTACGCGTCGACCCGCCACAGCCTGAGCTGTGTGATGATCGCCGAAGGTGACGGGCAGATGCAGCGTGACTACTGGTATGACGTGAACCGTCAGGGCAACCTGCTGGCCGACCCGCGCAGTATTGGCGTGCGTGCCGCACAGCGTGCTGCCAGCCGGCTGGGTGCGCGCCCGGTGCCGACTTGCGAGGTGCCAGTGCTGTTTTCTGCCGAGTTGGCTGGTGGCCTGTTCGGCAGCTTCCTGTCGGCAATTTCCGGGGGCAACCTTTACCGAAAGTCGTCGTTCCTGGATGGCGCGATCGGTCAGCGCTTGTTCCCAAGCTGGCTGACGCTCGACGAGCGCCCGCATATCCCTCGCGCCTTGGGCAGTGCCGCGTTCGACGGCGACGGCCTTGCGACTTATGCGAAGCCGTTCGTCGATAAGGGCGAGCTCGTGTCCTACCTGCTGGGTACGTATTCCGGCCGCAAACTGGGCTTGCCCAGCACGGCGAACTCCGGTGGCGTGCACAACCTGTATGTCACCCATGGTGTGGAAGACCAGGCTGCACTGATCCGCCGCATGGGGCGTGGTTTGCTGGTCACCGAGCTGATGGGCCATGGCCTTAACATGGTGACGGGTGATTATTCGCGCGGTGCGGCGGGCTTTTGGGTCGAGAATGGCGAGATCCAACACGCTGTGCAGGAAGTAACCATTGCCGGCAATATGAAGGACATGTTCCAACAGATTGTGGCGATTGGCAGCGATCTTGAAACTCGCAGCAATATCCATACGGGGTCGGTGTTGATCGAGCGGATGACCGTTGCAGGCAGTTGA
- the yjgA gene encoding ribosome biogenesis factor YjgA produces MVDSYDDAFDGEKSKTQIKRELHALVELGERLTTVKADTLARLPLTDELRKALADASKHTAHGARKRHMSFVGKLMRDQDLDAIHAVLEQIDSSSRQYNERFHNLERWRDRLIDGNDEDLERFVNEYPDTDRQQLRSLIRHAQHEKARNKPPAAARKVFKYIRDLDELQRGLR; encoded by the coding sequence ATGGTTGATTCATACGACGACGCCTTCGACGGCGAAAAAAGCAAAACCCAGATCAAGCGCGAACTGCATGCGCTGGTCGAACTCGGCGAGCGCCTGACCACAGTCAAGGCCGATACCCTGGCGCGCCTGCCGTTGACCGACGAACTGCGCAAAGCCTTGGCCGACGCTTCCAAGCACACCGCTCACGGTGCCCGCAAACGCCACATGTCGTTTGTCGGCAAGCTGATGCGCGACCAGGACCTGGACGCCATCCACGCCGTGCTCGAGCAGATCGACAGCTCCAGCCGCCAGTACAACGAGCGTTTCCACAACCTGGAACGTTGGCGCGACCGACTGATCGACGGGAATGACGAAGACCTTGAACGCTTCGTCAACGAGTATCCCGATACCGATCGCCAGCAACTGCGCTCGCTGATCCGTCATGCTCAGCACGAAAAAGCGCGGAACAAACCGCCGGCCGCTGCGCGCAAGGTCTTCAAGTACATCCGTGATCTGGACGAGCTTCAGCGCGGGTTGCGCTGA
- the tldD gene encoding metalloprotease TldD — MSQMLSTVSDQLLAPGGLSLDSLQAVLGELAGPGIDAADLYFQGQISETWALEDGIVKEGSFNLDQGVGVRAQSGEKTGFAYSNAINLEALTSAARAARSISRAGQNGKVQAFRSQDVTALYAPDNPLEVLSRAEKVDLLKRVDAATRALDPRIQQVSVSMAGVWERILIAAADGSLAADVRPLVRFNVSVIVEQNGRRERGGQGGGGRTDYRFFTEDRVMGYAREALRQALVNLEAVPAPAGTLPVVLGSGWSGVLLHEAVGHGLEGDFNRKGSSAFSGRIGEKVASSLCTIVDDGTLEGRRGSLSVDDEGTPTECTTLIENGVLKGYMQDKLNARLMGMAVTGNGRRESYAHLPMPRMTNTYMRAGESDPQEIIASVKKGIYCANLGGGQVDITSGKFVFSTSEAYLIEDGKITAPVKGATLIGNGPEAMSRVSMVGNDLALDSGVGTCGKDGQSVPVGVGQPTLKLDAITVGGTGA, encoded by the coding sequence ATGAGCCAGATGTTATCCACCGTCAGCGACCAGCTCCTGGCCCCGGGCGGGCTGAGCCTGGACAGCCTGCAGGCAGTGCTGGGCGAGCTGGCCGGCCCCGGCATCGACGCCGCCGACCTGTACTTCCAGGGCCAAATCTCGGAAACCTGGGCGCTGGAGGACGGCATCGTCAAGGAAGGCAGTTTCAACCTTGATCAGGGTGTTGGCGTGCGTGCGCAATCGGGTGAAAAAACCGGTTTCGCTTACAGCAATGCCATCAACCTGGAGGCACTGACCTCCGCGGCACGTGCTGCCCGCTCGATTTCCCGTGCTGGCCAGAACGGCAAGGTACAGGCCTTCCGCAGCCAGGATGTCACGGCACTTTACGCACCGGATAATCCGCTTGAAGTGCTCAGCCGCGCCGAAAAGGTCGATTTGCTCAAGCGCGTCGATGCCGCCACACGTGCCCTGGATCCGCGTATTCAGCAGGTCAGCGTAAGCATGGCAGGTGTCTGGGAGCGCATCCTTATCGCCGCGGCTGATGGCAGCCTGGCAGCCGATGTGCGCCCGCTGGTGCGTTTCAATGTGAGTGTGATTGTTGAACAGAACGGCCGCCGCGAGCGTGGCGGGCAGGGCGGTGGTGGGCGTACCGACTATCGCTTCTTCACCGAAGACCGGGTGATGGGCTACGCACGCGAAGCCCTGCGCCAGGCGCTGGTGAACCTGGAGGCGGTTCCGGCACCTGCAGGCACCCTGCCGGTAGTGTTGGGTTCCGGCTGGTCGGGTGTGCTGTTGCACGAAGCCGTGGGCCATGGCCTTGAAGGCGACTTCAACCGCAAGGGCAGTTCGGCCTTCAGTGGCCGGATCGGCGAGAAAGTAGCCTCGAGCCTCTGCACCATCGTCGACGATGGCACCCTCGAAGGCCGCCGCGGTTCGCTGAGCGTCGATGACGAGGGCACCCCGACCGAGTGCACCACGCTGATCGAGAATGGCGTGCTCAAAGGCTATATGCAGGACAAGCTCAATGCACGGCTGATGGGCATGGCGGTAACCGGTAACGGGCGGCGAGAGTCCTACGCGCACCTGCCGATGCCACGCATGACCAACACCTACATGCGTGCCGGCGAAAGCGACCCGCAGGAAATCATCGCTTCGGTGAAGAAAGGTATTTACTGCGCCAATCTCGGCGGTGGGCAAGTGGACATCACCAGTGGCAAGTTCGTGTTTTCGACGAGCGAGGCTTACCTGATTGAAGACGGCAAGATTACTGCGCCTGTGAAGGGCGCGACACTGATCGGCAACGGGCCTGAGGCCATGAGCCGGGTTTCGATGGTCGGTAACGACCTGGCGCTGGACAGTGGCGTGGGGACGTGTGGCAAGGATGGGCAATCGGTGCCGGTGGGGGTTGGGCAGCCGACGCTGAAGCTGGACGCGATTACCGTGGGCGGCACGGGCGCGTGA
- a CDS encoding carbon-nitrogen hydrolase family protein has product MKAAVIQMVSQDDVLANLQRAGALLEQAAMGGARLAVLPENFAAMGRKDAAAIGRAEALGEGPILPWLKRTARDLKLWIVAGTLPLPPTGQPDAKAHACSLLVDEHGEVAARYDKLHLFDVDVADNRGRYRESDDYAHGAQVVVADTPVGRLGLSVCYDLRFPELYSALRSAGAELITAPAAFTAVTGAAHWEVLIRARAIETQCYVLAAAQGGIHPGPRETHGHAAIVDPWGRVVAEQARGEAVLLAERDIEEQASIRARMPVALHRRFFSQDALRPAYTSE; this is encoded by the coding sequence ATGAAGGCAGCGGTGATCCAGATGGTCAGCCAGGACGACGTGCTGGCCAACCTGCAGCGGGCAGGGGCCCTGCTGGAACAGGCGGCAATGGGCGGTGCTCGGCTGGCCGTGCTGCCCGAGAACTTCGCGGCGATGGGCCGTAAAGACGCTGCGGCCATCGGCCGGGCCGAAGCGTTGGGCGAAGGCCCGATCCTGCCATGGTTGAAACGCACGGCGCGCGACCTCAAGTTATGGATCGTGGCTGGTACCTTGCCGCTGCCACCGACCGGCCAGCCTGACGCCAAGGCCCATGCCTGCTCGCTGTTGGTCGATGAGCACGGAGAGGTAGCGGCGCGTTACGACAAGCTGCACCTGTTCGATGTGGATGTGGCGGACAACCGCGGGCGTTATCGCGAGTCTGACGATTATGCCCATGGCGCTCAGGTGGTGGTGGCCGATACCCCGGTAGGGCGCTTGGGGCTCAGCGTGTGTTACGACTTGCGCTTCCCCGAGCTGTACAGCGCGCTGCGCAGTGCGGGCGCCGAGCTGATTACGGCACCGGCTGCGTTTACTGCGGTCACAGGGGCAGCGCACTGGGAAGTGCTGATTCGCGCCCGGGCTATCGAAACCCAGTGCTATGTGCTGGCGGCGGCGCAGGGCGGCATTCACCCTGGCCCGCGGGAAACCCACGGGCATGCGGCGATCGTCGACCCTTGGGGGCGGGTTGTTGCAGAACAGGCGCGAGGCGAAGCAGTACTGCTGGCTGAGCGCGACATTGAAGAACAAGCGTCCATCCGGGCGCGTATGCCGGTGGCTTTGCACCGGCGCTTTTTCTCGCAGGACGCATTGCGGCCTGCGTACACCTCGGAGTGA